Below is a genomic region from Anoplopoma fimbria isolate UVic2021 breed Golden Eagle Sablefish chromosome 20, Afim_UVic_2022, whole genome shotgun sequence.
TAGGTAAACAGAACATTGCAGATACAGcaaaaatatactttatgtTTAGTCTGTTATTGTAATGTTGTCAGGCCTCTCACAATTTACTAACTGGTAAAAGTGAACGGACAAACCTCTGATCCAGCTGGGTCTTTGGGGTCTGACATGAAAAATTTCCATCCATTAGGGTGACAGCCTAACCACAGGTCACCAGTTTCAGGGTCCACCTCAACGTTGTCACAGAGGCTACCCACAGCCACAGACTGGTGAGGTGTCACAGACAAGGTAATGATTATACATGCATCTTGGTGccttcataactataattctagcATGACTTGATCTTGTTCTTATCTGTTTGTCATCTGTGTGCATATTGGTTTTCCAATGCTTTATTCacattacatgaaaaaaaacgtGCTACTTGCACctactattatttttatttcaaagtatAGAGATTGAAACATAATTAATTTAACTATTTACCTCTTGAAAATAAGTAACTGTTGGTTTACAGTACCAGCTTTTACCAACTGCATCTGGCATAATCAGATGtccttcatttgcatatttatataaaagattattaaaaataaaaaggtatgcaaaataagaaatactcaaatattgatatttaattCTGCATATATGAGCCAAACTGTCATGTcaatattgaaaaaatattattacttaCATCATGATAATCAATAACATGATATCCATTTTACCCATACTTCCTAGCCCACTAAACTACCACACTAGTCTTGCAGTGTATGGTCTAATATTAGTATGAtaataacaaaagcaaaaaatgtttcattattaaagTTGATGAAGAATAATCCTTCATCAGTGGAAAAACTGATTCTTGAAAAGTTCTGTAAGAAATGTGCACTTTCATATTCCTgaaacattaaatcatttaccTTAACCGAGACCAATGCATTGTCATCTTTCCGCTCCAATACATGCACATTGTGGTCAAACAGATCAACCACATATACATGCCTATACatgagaaagaaaattaaaattaagaaatTCACTCTTTTGAAGTTCgaataaccacacacacagccctgcaTGTCATTCTTACCTTTCGTCTGGTGAGATATTAATGCCATTTGCAAAGTAATATCCTTCAGAGACCACTTTTACTTCCTCAGGACTGTAGTACACAACATTACTCCAAGGCTGAGCCAGAAGAGGCTCCACCGTACCTTTGAGTATTTCATGGGTAAAGTAGTGATCATTGGTGGCATAGAAGCTGTCCACTCCAACTGCCACAATATCGTTTACACTGGTAAGACAAAATCAGAATTGcataattattatatacaatatttacattattaatcataatatgtacatgtttttttaataaagtaaatttCAAGTGTAGTAATCATGTCATGGTAGGTACTATTTAAATGTGTCACCCTATACTGTACCTGTGGAGAAGTTCATGTTTTATGGTTTTCAGGTGCACCAGTGAGTGGTTGTCCTCAACAAATTCGAACACCTCAATTTGGCTTTTGTGTTGAGGATGACTGACGACAAACAGGTATATTGAGTCTTCTGATGGGAAACAGAGAAAGCattataaagaaagaaaaaggaaatgtactGGTTGTGAATATTTCTATTTACACTTCATTTGAAATATAGTGTCACGCCCAAGATAGTGCAAGAGTCTTAACTACTCCCATTATGCCAACATTATACCCATTGTAAATATCACCCACAACAAACTCAATACATATGTCTCCAGTAGATATACAGTGGGTTGAGTTGAAAATACAATTACTTTTCCATCGCAAAATGTACTCAAATTTCGGCTATTAAAAAGGTATACTTTACCCGCAAAATTACCATCTGTATATCAGTAATTCACCGCATGCCTCAATGATGAACGgagaataaaaataactgtaaaaTGTCTTGATGAACTGAAGTAAATAGTGGCccatttaacaacagcaaaaacaatatCACTATCCCTTTACAAGCTCCAACACACTTTGTGCAGGATAATCCAAGTGTCATTTAACCAGTAGTGTGCTCAGTACTTCttaaacacatgcatcttcgcTAAAACcttctatttaaaacacttgtgAATAAACAGTCTCATGCACTACTCGTCCATCCAAGACCAGATGAGTCCCAAGTGTTTTAAATGGAAAGGTTTTAgcaaaaatgcatgttttgcatGTGGGAAGTAGTGAGCATTCAACTGGACATATGAGACCTGGATTATACTGCATGAGCTGTGTGGAAGCTTGTAAACAGATGTTTcgatatagttttgctgttggtAACCGCTCCCCCATTTACTTAAATTAATTAAGACTTCTCTCCATTGTTTGATTCTCCGCTCTCAGTGGAGGCATGAGAGGAAAActaagttttcttcaagaattcaaggcaACACAGGGTGTGTAATTGACAAATGGCCATTTTGTGGTTGAGATT
It encodes:
- the LOC129110146 gene encoding serum paraoxonase/arylesterase 2-like isoform X2, translated to MGKAAFISLLIAALSALLGERIVNFRKVTLASRELVQNHLPNCVALKNLDFGSEDITIIGDGLAFISTGLKYPGIASSDTPGKIYTLDLKDSRMKPMELRMPRNFDLESFNPHGISVYIDPDSIYLFVVSHPQHKSQIEVFEFVEDNHSLVHLKTIKHELLHSVNDIVAVGVDSFYATNDHYFTHEILKGTVEPLLAQPWSNVVYYSPEEVKVVSEGYYFANGINISPDERHVYVVDLFDHNVHVLERKDDNALVSVKSVAVGSLCDNVEVDPETGDLWLGCHPNGWKFFMSDPKDPAGSEVIQIQSIHSDKPVVTQVYADDGQVIIGSSVAATYGGKLLIGTVYHKALCCDLK
- the LOC129110146 gene encoding serum paraoxonase/arylesterase 2-like isoform X1, giving the protein MGKAAFISLLIAALSALLGERIVNFRKVTLASRELVQNHLPNCVALKNLDFGSEDITIIGDGLAFISTGLKYPGIASSDTPGKIYTLDLKDSRMKPMELRMPRNFDLESFNPHGISVYIDPEDSIYLFVVSHPQHKSQIEVFEFVEDNHSLVHLKTIKHELLHSVNDIVAVGVDSFYATNDHYFTHEILKGTVEPLLAQPWSNVVYYSPEEVKVVSEGYYFANGINISPDERHVYVVDLFDHNVHVLERKDDNALVSVKSVAVGSLCDNVEVDPETGDLWLGCHPNGWKFFMSDPKDPAGSEVIQIQSIHSDKPVVTQVYADDGQVIIGSSVAATYGGKLLIGTVYHKALCCDLK